The region TGTAAATCTTCTGCTTGACCAGAACCTGTGATACCTGTATAAGCTACCATATAGATGAACTTTTGAGCATCAGTTACTATCTCTTTTATTCTATCTTCTGTGTCGGTTGGTGCTACGAAACTTATGTTACTCATAGAGTTTGCTTTAAATAGTTCGCTATAAGTCAAAGCTTCTTCATGAGGTAAATCAGGGACAATAAGTCCATTTACCCCAAGCTTAGATGCTAAAGGAAGAAGTTTATTCATATCTTGTTGATAGAAGCTGTTGAAGTAACCCATCCATAAAGTATCTACTTTTGGGGCTACAACTTGAGAAATATCAAGTAAGTCTTTGAACTTAAAACCAAGAGAAAGTGCTTCATGGTTTGCTTTTTCTATTAGAGGTCCATCTGCTACAGGGTCTGAGAAAGGAACTCCAAGTTCAAGTGTATCAACACCTTTTTCACCAAGTGCCAAACTTAAATCTATTGTGAAAGATTTTTCCGGATAAGTCGAAGTTATATATGCTACAAGTTTTTTCAAATGTTTTCCAATTTAGTTATTTTTCTAAGTAGGGTATTTTTAATAATGAGTACTTTATATGGCTTAATTCATTGTCATTTTTTAAATCATCATGCCATTGAGCGAACATATCACTAATAGCAAGTAACCAAGTTATAGTTTCTTCATTTGGAAGTTCATCCATAGCTCTTAGTTGTTCTAGTGCATCTTCTACAAAAGCTGCAAGTTTTGCCATGGGAAGAATCTTCAAATAACCAGACGCCGATTTTATGTTATGAAAAACACGAAACAACTCATCAACACTTCTAGAGTATCTATTAGGTTTTTCAAGATCCATAATCATAACTTCCATGCTATCAACCATCATAGAGAAGTGATCTAAAAATTCATCGACAATTTCAAAATCAAAGTTACTATCTAAGTCACTTCTTACGCCCATAAAGTAATTCTCCTATTTAGTGCAATTGTATCAGTTTTTAGTTAAAATACTTTTATGAATAAAAAAATGACAATAACTTCCATACAAAAAACAAAAGGTCAGAGACCTCTAGTGATGATAACGGCTTATGATGCCTTGTTTGCAAAGTTGTTAGAACCTAGTTCGGACATGATTTTAGTAGGCGATAGCTTAAACATGAGCTTCGCAGGAAAGCGTGATACATTGAGTGCTACAATGGATCAGATGCTCTATCATACAGATGCAGTATGTCGTGGTGCAAAAAATAGTTTTGTAGTTTGTGATATGCCATTTGGAACTTACACCAACAAAGAAGATGCACTTAAAAATGCTATGAGAGTTTTTCAAGAAACTTCAGCAGATTGTATAAAGATAGAAGGCGGAGAAAACAGAGCAGAAATAGTAAAGCATCTAACTTCAAATGCCATTGCAGTATGCGGTCATATTGGCTTGCTTCCTCAATCTGTAAGAAGTGAGGGTGGATACAAGGTCAAAGGTAAAAATGAACAAGAGAGACTCCAACTCATAAAAGATGCCAAAGCTATAGAAAAAGCTGGAGCATTTTGTATGGTAATAGAGGGTGTTAAAGCAGATGTAGCATCTGAGGTTGCAAAAAGTGTAAATGTACCTGTGATAGGCATAGGAGCTGGAGCTGAGGTAGATGGTCAGGTCTTGGTTTTTTCAGATATGTTAGGCTTTTTTGAAGAGTTTACTCCTAAGTTTGTAAAAAAATACATGGACGGAGCAAGTTTAGTAAAAGATGCAGTTAAAAACTATGCAGATGAAGTAAACGAAAGAGAGTTTCCAAAAGAGGAACATACATATTAAGATGGTAAAACTCAATGGATAGACTTGTAGAGATAGAGACTTTTTCAACTGATGAAGAGAGTGTAGAGAAGACCCTTCGCCCAGATGCTTGGAGTGAGTACATAGGTCAAGAACAGATAAAAAAGAATCTTAGTGTTTTTATAGAGGCAAGTAAAAAAAGAGATGAAGCGCTTGACCATGTTTTGTTTTATGGACCTCCTGGACTTGGAAAAACTACTTTAGCACTCATTATCGCAAACGAGATGAATGCAAATATAAAAGTAACCGCAGCTCCTATGATAGAAAAAAGCGGAGACTTAGCGGCAATCCTTACAAACTTAGAAGAGGGTGACATACTTTTTATAGATGAGATTCACAGACTCTCTCCCGCTGTTGAAGAGATACTTTACTCATCTATGGAAGATTTTCGTATAGACATCATTATAGGTAGTGGTCCAGCTGCTCAAACTGTAAAGATAGACCTTCCAAGGTTTACTCTCATCGGTGCAACAACAAGAGCAGGGATGCTCTCGAATCCTCTTAGAGATAGATTCGGTATGAGTTTTAGAATGCAGTTTTACTCTTCGCTAGAACTATCACAAATAATCTCTCAAGCATCTGCAAAGTTAGATAAAGAGATAATCCATGAAGCATCTATAGAGATAGCAAAACGAAGTAGAGGAACTCCGCGTATAGCACTTCGTCTTCTTCGTCGTGTTAGAGATTTTGCTGAGGTAGCTGAAGAGTTAAGCATAAACCACTCTCGAACAAAGTATGCTTTAGATGAACTTGGCATAAACTCTCATGGATTTGATGAGATGGATATCAGACTTTTAAATCTTTTAGCATCTGCAAATGGAAAAGCTATGGGACTTAGCACAATAGCTGCATCTCTTAGTGAAGATGAAGGAACAGTTGAAGATGTGCTTGAGCCTTACTTAATAGCAAATGGTTATTTAGAAAGAACAGCTAAAGGGCGAAAAGCAACAAGAAGTACTTATGAGGTTTTAAATTTATCTTTTGTTGGCGAAGAGGGAAGTCTGTTTTGAAAATGAATTCTTTCATAATTTTTCAAGGAATTCACTTCCTTGAAAAAGGAGACAGACAAAGAGATTTCTCGCCGATAGGCGTAGCTTTAGTGAGAGGAATTTTTCAAGGAATTCACTTCCTTGAAAAAGGAGACAGACAATAATGAAACCACAATATTTCGTAGCTATACTCTTTGCAACATCTCTTTACTGGATGTATCTGCTTTATGCTCCATTTTTACTTACTATAACCATAGCTGCACTTTTGGCTGTTTCAACTTCTAATATTCAATCTTATTTGCATAAATATTTAAAATCTAGATTTTTAGCCGCTCTTACATCTAGTTTTCTTTTAGCAGTTTTGTTTTTTGCTCCACTTGGATATTTTCTTGCAACTCTAACTATAAAGTTAAATAGCATAGATCCTCAAACTTTAAAAGGTCTTGAAGTCTATATAAGAAACTTGATACAAAATCCTCCTGAATATTTAGAGTTTGTAAAACCATATGCTATAGATGCACTAAAAGGTTTAAAAGTTAATGTTCTAACTTCAAAAGCCATTTCATTAACAGGTACTGTTGGTGCATTTAGTGCAGGTTTTTTGAAAAATGCTTTTTTAATCATAATTTTTTACTTTTTTTCTCAATACAATGGAATATATATAGTTAACTTTTTAAAACGTGTTGTACAAATGTCAGTAGAAGAAACTACCATACTTGCAAAAGAGCTATCAGCTGTTATGAGTGTGGTTTTTTACTCTATCATTGTTACGGCAATGTTTGAGGGAATTTTATTTGGTGTAGCTGTTTCTTTTATGGGATATAACGGTCTTTTATTTGGCATAATGTATGGTTTTGCATCTTTGATTCCTGTTGTGGGCGGGATTCTTATGTGGCTTCCGTTTATGATTTATGAGTTTTCAATTGGAGATACTAAAAACGCTATATTTATAGCACTTTACTCTATTTTAGTTATCTCTATAATTGCAGATACTTTTATAAAACCGCTTATTATTAAAGAGATAAACAATAGACTTTTAAAAGAAGATGACACAAGAATGAATGAACTTGTAATCTTCTTTGCTATTATCGCAGGACTTGCAACATTTGGTTTTTGGGGAATGATATTGGGTCCTGCAATTACTGCATTTTTCTTGACTATTTTGAAACTTTTTGAAGCAAGAACTAAAGAGTGTGA is a window of uncultured Sulfurimonas sp. DNA encoding:
- the trpA gene encoding tryptophan synthase subunit alpha — its product is MKKLVAYITSTYPEKSFTIDLSLALGEKGVDTLELGVPFSDPVADGPLIEKANHEALSLGFKFKDLLDISQVVAPKVDTLWMGYFNSFYQQDMNKLLPLASKLGVNGLIVPDLPHEEALTYSELFKANSMSNISFVAPTDTEDRIKEIVTDAQKFIYMVAYTGITGSGQAEDLQPFLSSIKKHSNTPVYVGFGVNAKTAKEKSLGADGVIVGSAFVDILLKDSLSYSQKITQCGELAQIIKNEIN
- a CDS encoding Hpt domain-containing protein, translated to MGVRSDLDSNFDFEIVDEFLDHFSMMVDSMEVMIMDLEKPNRYSRSVDELFRVFHNIKSASGYLKILPMAKLAAFVEDALEQLRAMDELPNEETITWLLAISDMFAQWHDDLKNDNELSHIKYSLLKIPYLEK
- the panB gene encoding 3-methyl-2-oxobutanoate hydroxymethyltransferase, with the protein product MNKKMTITSIQKTKGQRPLVMITAYDALFAKLLEPSSDMILVGDSLNMSFAGKRDTLSATMDQMLYHTDAVCRGAKNSFVVCDMPFGTYTNKEDALKNAMRVFQETSADCIKIEGGENRAEIVKHLTSNAIAVCGHIGLLPQSVRSEGGYKVKGKNEQERLQLIKDAKAIEKAGAFCMVIEGVKADVASEVAKSVNVPVIGIGAGAEVDGQVLVFSDMLGFFEEFTPKFVKKYMDGASLVKDAVKNYADEVNEREFPKEEHTY
- the ruvB gene encoding Holliday junction branch migration DNA helicase RuvB, whose translation is MDRLVEIETFSTDEESVEKTLRPDAWSEYIGQEQIKKNLSVFIEASKKRDEALDHVLFYGPPGLGKTTLALIIANEMNANIKVTAAPMIEKSGDLAAILTNLEEGDILFIDEIHRLSPAVEEILYSSMEDFRIDIIIGSGPAAQTVKIDLPRFTLIGATTRAGMLSNPLRDRFGMSFRMQFYSSLELSQIISQASAKLDKEIIHEASIEIAKRSRGTPRIALRLLRRVRDFAEVAEELSINHSRTKYALDELGINSHGFDEMDIRLLNLLASANGKAMGLSTIAASLSEDEGTVEDVLEPYLIANGYLERTAKGRKATRSTYEVLNLSFVGEEGSLF
- a CDS encoding AI-2E family transporter, which gives rise to MKPQYFVAILFATSLYWMYLLYAPFLLTITIAALLAVSTSNIQSYLHKYLKSRFLAALTSSFLLAVLFFAPLGYFLATLTIKLNSIDPQTLKGLEVYIRNLIQNPPEYLEFVKPYAIDALKGLKVNVLTSKAISLTGTVGAFSAGFLKNAFLIIIFYFFSQYNGIYIVNFLKRVVQMSVEETTILAKELSAVMSVVFYSIIVTAMFEGILFGVAVSFMGYNGLLFGIMYGFASLIPVVGGILMWLPFMIYEFSIGDTKNAIFIALYSILVISIIADTFIKPLIIKEINNRLLKEDDTRMNELVIFFAIIAGLATFGFWGMILGPAITAFFLTILKLFEARTKECDTN